A stretch of the Coturnix japonica isolate 7356 chromosome 27, Coturnix japonica 2.1, whole genome shotgun sequence genome encodes the following:
- the ATP6V0A1 gene encoding V-type proton ATPase 116 kDa subunit a isoform X3 → MGELFRSEEMTLAQLFLQSEAAYCCVSELGELGKVQFRDLNPDVNVFQRKFVNEVRRCEEMDRKLRFVEKEIKKANIPIMDTGENPEVPFPRDMIDLEANFEKIENELKEINTNQEALKRNFLELTELKFILRKTQQFFDEMADPDLLEESSSLLEPSEMGRGAPLRLGFVAGVINRERIPTFERMLWRVCRGNVFLRQAEIENPLEDPVTGDYVHKSVFIIFFQGDQLKNRVKKICEGFRASLYPCPETPQERKEMASGVNTRIDDLQMVLNQTEDHRQRVLQAAAKNIRVWFIKVRKMKAIYHTLNLCNIDVTQKCLIAEVWCPVADLDSIQFALRRGTEHSGSTVPSILNRMQTNQTPPTFNRTNKFTAGFQNIVDAYGIGTYREINPAPYTIITFPFLFAVMFGDFGHGILMTLIAIWMVLRESRILSQKSDNEMFNTVFSGRYIILLMGLFSTYTGLIYNDCFSKSLNMFGSSWSVRPMFSKANWTDELLKTTPLLQLNPAEAGVFGGPYPFGIDPIWNIANNKLAFLNSFKMKMSVILGIIHMLFGVMLSLLNHIYFKKPLNIYLGFIPEMIFMSSLFGYLVILIFYKWTAYDAHTSKEAPSLLIHFINMFLFSYGDTSNKMLYKGQKGLQCFLVVVALLCVPWMLVAKPLVLRHQYLRRKHLEGQPVEAQVSTVPNEQALEAAAAATGTHNFGGIRVGNGPTEEDAEIIQHDQLSTHSEEGEEPTEDEVFDFADTVVYQAIHTIEYCLGCISNTASYLRLWALSLAHAQLSEVLWTMVIHTGLSVRSLAGGFGLFFIFAAFATLTVAILLVMEGLSAFLHALRLHWIEFQNKFYTGTGFKFLPFSFDTIREGRFDD, encoded by the exons GATTCGTTGAAAAGGAGatcaaaaaagcaaatattccCATCATGGACACGGGTGAAAATCCAGAGGTGCCATTTCCACGTGACATGATTGATTTGGAG GCAAACTTTGAGAAAATCGAAAATGAGCTGAAGGAAATCAACACAAATCAGGAAGCTCTGAAAAGAAACTTCTTGGAGCTGACAGAGTTAAAATTTATACTGCGTAAAACTCAGCAATTTTTTGATGAG ATGGCGGATCCAGACCTGTTGGAGGAGTCCTCTTCACTCCTGGAGCCAAGTGAGATGGGAAGAGGTGCCCCACTACGGCTTGG GTTTGTGGCTGGAGTGATCAATCGCGAGCGAATCCCCACCTTTGAGCGCATGCTGTGGCGTGTGTGCCGAGGGAACGTGTTCCTGCGTCAGGCTGAAATTGAGAACCCCCTGGAGGATCCCGTAACG GGGGATTATGTGCACAAGTCTGTATTTATCATCTTTTTCCAAGGCGACCAATTGAAGAACAGAGTCAAGAAGATATGTGAAGG ATTCCGTGCCTCCCTCTACCCATGTCCAGAAACACCACAGGAGCGGAAGGAAATGGCTTCTGGTGTCAATACCAGAATTGATGATCTCCAGAtg GTGCTGAACCAAACGGAGGATCACCGCCAAAGagttctgcaggcagctgctaaAAATATTCGGGTCTGGTTCATCAAAGTCCGCAAGATGAAGGCCATCTACCATACCCTGAATCTGTGCAATATTGATGTCACACAGAAGTGTTTGATTGCTGAGGTTTGGTGTCCCGTAGCTGACCTCGATTCCATCCAGTTTGCTCTCAGGAGAGGCACT GAGCACAGTGGTTCCACTGTCCCGTCTATTTTGAATCGGATGCAAACCAATCAGACCCCACCCACCTTCAACAGGACTAACAAGTTCACAGCTGGATTTCAGAACATTGTGGATGCTTATGGCATTGGAACTTACCGGGAAATAAATCCAG CCCCATATACGATCATTACCTTCccatttctgtttgctgtgatgTTTGGAGATTTTGGCCATGGGATCCTGATGACTCTGATTGCTATTTGGATGGTGCTTAGAGAGAGTCGGATTCTGTCACAGAAAAGTGACAATGAG ATGTTCAACACCGTTTTTAGTGGTCGATACATCATCCTGCTGATGGGACTGTTCTCCACTTACACAGGCCTTATCTATAATGACTGCTTCTCCAAGTCTCTTAATATGTTTGGTTCATCTTGGAGTGTCCGGCCGATGTTCTCAAAAGCCAATTGGAC AGATGAACTGCTTAAGACTACTCCTCTGCTCCAACTGAACCCCGCGGAAGCAGGAGTGTTTGGTGGACCCTATCCCTTTGGCATCGATCCG atCTGGAATATTGCCAACAATAAACTGGCCTTCCTCAATTcatttaagatgaaaatgtCTGTGATTCTTGGCATTATCCACATGCTCTTTGGTGTCATGTTGAGTCTCCTCAACCACAT ATATTTTAAGAAGCCACTGAACATATACCTGGGATTTATTCCAGAGATGATTTTCATGTCGTCGCTGTTCGGATACCTCGTTATTCTCATTTTCTACAAATGGACAGCGTACGATGCTCACACATCAAAGGAAGCCCCCAGccttttaatacattttatcaacatgtttttgttttcctatggTGATACCAGTAACAAGATGCTTTATAAAGGGCAG aaagGACTCCAGTGTTTCCTTGTGGTGGTGGCATTACTGTGCGTGCCATGGATGCTGGTAGCTAAACCTCTGGTCCTTCGCCATCAGTATTTAAGGAGAAAGCACTTG GAAGGGCAGCCCGTGGAGGCCCAGGTCAGCACAGTCCCGAACGAGCAGGCACTAGAGGCAGCAGCGGCTGCAACA GGAACACACAACTTTGGTGGGATCCGGGTGGGCAACGGACCAACGGAGGAGGATGCTGAGATCATCCAACACGATCAATTATCTACCCATTctgaggagggggaggag CCTACAGAGGATGAGGTG TTTGACTTTGCTGACACTGTGGTGTACCAGGCCATCCACACCATTGAATACTGCCTGGGGTGCATCTCCAACACCGCGTCCTACTTGAGGCTCTGGGCTCTCAGTTTAGCCCATGCAC AGCTCTCGGAGGTGCTCTGGACCATGGTGATCCACACTGGGCTCAGCGTGAGGAGCCTGGCTGGAGGCTTTGgccttttcttcatttttgctgcttttgctaCCCTGACAGTAGCAATTCTCCTGGTCATGGAGGGCCTGTCTGCTTTCCTCCATGCTCTTCGCTTGCACTG GATCGAGTTCCAGAACAAGTTCTACACTGGCACAGGCTTCAAGTTCCTCCCGTTCTCCTTCGACACCATCCGCGAGGGGAGGTTTGACGATTAG
- the ATP6V0A1 gene encoding V-type proton ATPase 116 kDa subunit a isoform X2: MGELFRSEEMTLAQLFLQSEAAYCCVSELGELGKVQFRDLNPDVNVFQRKFVNEVRRCEEMDRKLRFVEKEIKKANIPIMDTGENPEVPFPRDMIDLEANFEKIENELKEINTNQEALKRNFLELTELKFILRKTQQFFDEAELHHQQMADPDLLEESSSLLEPSEMGRGAPLRLGFVAGVINRERIPTFERMLWRVCRGNVFLRQAEIENPLEDPVTGDYVHKSVFIIFFQGDQLKNRVKKICEGFRASLYPCPETPQERKEMASGVNTRIDDLQMVLNQTEDHRQRVLQAAAKNIRVWFIKVRKMKAIYHTLNLCNIDVTQKCLIAEVWCPVADLDSIQFALRRGTEHSGSTVPSILNRMQTNQTPPTFNRTNKFTAGFQNIVDAYGIGTYREINPAPYTIITFPFLFAVMFGDFGHGILMTLIAIWMVLRESRILSQKSDNEMFNTVFSGRYIILLMGLFSTYTGLIYNDCFSKSLNMFGSSWSVRPMFSKANWTDELLKTTPLLQLNPAEAGVFGGPYPFGIDPIWNIANNKLAFLNSFKMKMSVILGIIHMLFGVMLSLLNHIYFKKPLNIYLGFIPEMIFMSSLFGYLVILIFYKWTAYDAHTSKEAPSLLIHFINMFLFSYGDTSNKMLYKGQKGLQCFLVVVALLCVPWMLVAKPLVLRHQYLRRKHLEGQPVEAQVSTVPNEQALEAAAAATGTHNFGGIRVGNGPTEEDAEIIQHDQLSTHSEEGEEFDFADTVVYQAIHTIEYCLGCISNTASYLRLWALSLAHAQLSEVLWTMVIHTGLSVRSLAGGFGLFFIFAAFATLTVAILLVMEGLSAFLHALRLHWIEFQNKFYTGTGFKFLPFSFDTIREGRFDD, encoded by the exons GATTCGTTGAAAAGGAGatcaaaaaagcaaatattccCATCATGGACACGGGTGAAAATCCAGAGGTGCCATTTCCACGTGACATGATTGATTTGGAG GCAAACTTTGAGAAAATCGAAAATGAGCTGAAGGAAATCAACACAAATCAGGAAGCTCTGAAAAGAAACTTCTTGGAGCTGACAGAGTTAAAATTTATACTGCGTAAAACTCAGCAATTTTTTGATGAG GCTGAATTGCATCATCAGCAGATGGCGGATCCAGACCTGTTGGAGGAGTCCTCTTCACTCCTGGAGCCAAGTGAGATGGGAAGAGGTGCCCCACTACGGCTTGG GTTTGTGGCTGGAGTGATCAATCGCGAGCGAATCCCCACCTTTGAGCGCATGCTGTGGCGTGTGTGCCGAGGGAACGTGTTCCTGCGTCAGGCTGAAATTGAGAACCCCCTGGAGGATCCCGTAACG GGGGATTATGTGCACAAGTCTGTATTTATCATCTTTTTCCAAGGCGACCAATTGAAGAACAGAGTCAAGAAGATATGTGAAGG ATTCCGTGCCTCCCTCTACCCATGTCCAGAAACACCACAGGAGCGGAAGGAAATGGCTTCTGGTGTCAATACCAGAATTGATGATCTCCAGAtg GTGCTGAACCAAACGGAGGATCACCGCCAAAGagttctgcaggcagctgctaaAAATATTCGGGTCTGGTTCATCAAAGTCCGCAAGATGAAGGCCATCTACCATACCCTGAATCTGTGCAATATTGATGTCACACAGAAGTGTTTGATTGCTGAGGTTTGGTGTCCCGTAGCTGACCTCGATTCCATCCAGTTTGCTCTCAGGAGAGGCACT GAGCACAGTGGTTCCACTGTCCCGTCTATTTTGAATCGGATGCAAACCAATCAGACCCCACCCACCTTCAACAGGACTAACAAGTTCACAGCTGGATTTCAGAACATTGTGGATGCTTATGGCATTGGAACTTACCGGGAAATAAATCCAG CCCCATATACGATCATTACCTTCccatttctgtttgctgtgatgTTTGGAGATTTTGGCCATGGGATCCTGATGACTCTGATTGCTATTTGGATGGTGCTTAGAGAGAGTCGGATTCTGTCACAGAAAAGTGACAATGAG ATGTTCAACACCGTTTTTAGTGGTCGATACATCATCCTGCTGATGGGACTGTTCTCCACTTACACAGGCCTTATCTATAATGACTGCTTCTCCAAGTCTCTTAATATGTTTGGTTCATCTTGGAGTGTCCGGCCGATGTTCTCAAAAGCCAATTGGAC AGATGAACTGCTTAAGACTACTCCTCTGCTCCAACTGAACCCCGCGGAAGCAGGAGTGTTTGGTGGACCCTATCCCTTTGGCATCGATCCG atCTGGAATATTGCCAACAATAAACTGGCCTTCCTCAATTcatttaagatgaaaatgtCTGTGATTCTTGGCATTATCCACATGCTCTTTGGTGTCATGTTGAGTCTCCTCAACCACAT ATATTTTAAGAAGCCACTGAACATATACCTGGGATTTATTCCAGAGATGATTTTCATGTCGTCGCTGTTCGGATACCTCGTTATTCTCATTTTCTACAAATGGACAGCGTACGATGCTCACACATCAAAGGAAGCCCCCAGccttttaatacattttatcaacatgtttttgttttcctatggTGATACCAGTAACAAGATGCTTTATAAAGGGCAG aaagGACTCCAGTGTTTCCTTGTGGTGGTGGCATTACTGTGCGTGCCATGGATGCTGGTAGCTAAACCTCTGGTCCTTCGCCATCAGTATTTAAGGAGAAAGCACTTG GAAGGGCAGCCCGTGGAGGCCCAGGTCAGCACAGTCCCGAACGAGCAGGCACTAGAGGCAGCAGCGGCTGCAACA GGAACACACAACTTTGGTGGGATCCGGGTGGGCAACGGACCAACGGAGGAGGATGCTGAGATCATCCAACACGATCAATTATCTACCCATTctgaggagggggaggag TTTGACTTTGCTGACACTGTGGTGTACCAGGCCATCCACACCATTGAATACTGCCTGGGGTGCATCTCCAACACCGCGTCCTACTTGAGGCTCTGGGCTCTCAGTTTAGCCCATGCAC AGCTCTCGGAGGTGCTCTGGACCATGGTGATCCACACTGGGCTCAGCGTGAGGAGCCTGGCTGGAGGCTTTGgccttttcttcatttttgctgcttttgctaCCCTGACAGTAGCAATTCTCCTGGTCATGGAGGGCCTGTCTGCTTTCCTCCATGCTCTTCGCTTGCACTG GATCGAGTTCCAGAACAAGTTCTACACTGGCACAGGCTTCAAGTTCCTCCCGTTCTCCTTCGACACCATCCGCGAGGGGAGGTTTGACGATTAG
- the ATP6V0A1 gene encoding V-type proton ATPase 116 kDa subunit a isoform X8, giving the protein MGELFRSEEMTLAQLFLQSEAAYCCVSELGELGKVQFRDLNPDVNVFQRKFVNEVRRCEEMDRKLRFVEKEIKKANIPIMDTGENPEVPFPRDMIDLEANFEKIENELKEINTNQEALKRNFLELTELKFILRKTQQFFDEAELHHQQMADPDLLEESSSLLEPSEMGRGAPLRLGFVAGVINRERIPTFERMLWRVCRGNVFLRQAEIENPLEDPVTGDYVHKSVFIIFFQGDQLKNRVKKICEGFRASLYPCPETPQERKEMASGVNTRIDDLQMVLNQTEDHRQRVLQAAAKNIRVWFIKVRKMKAIYHTLNLCNIDVTQKCLIAEVWCPVADLDSIQFALRRGTEHSGSTVPSILNRMQTNQTPPTFNRTNKFTAGFQNIVDAYGIGTYREINPAPYTIITFPFLFAVMFGDFGHGILMTLIAIWMVLRESRILSQKSDNEMFNTVFSGRYIILLMGLFSTYTGLIYNDCFSKSLNMFGSSWSVRPMFSKANWTDELLKTTPLLQLNPAEAGVFGGPYPFGIDPIWNIANNKLAFLNSFKMKMSVILGIIHMLFGVMLSLLNHIYFKKPLNIYLGFIPEMIFMSSLFGYLVILIFYKWTAYDAHTSKEAPSLLIHFINMFLFSYGDTSNKMLYKGQKGLQCFLVVVALLCVPWMLVAKPLVLRHQYLRRKHLEGQPVEAQVSTVPNEQALEAAAAATGERRFLLERAKFSKVDAFWKSCQAAG; this is encoded by the exons GATTCGTTGAAAAGGAGatcaaaaaagcaaatattccCATCATGGACACGGGTGAAAATCCAGAGGTGCCATTTCCACGTGACATGATTGATTTGGAG GCAAACTTTGAGAAAATCGAAAATGAGCTGAAGGAAATCAACACAAATCAGGAAGCTCTGAAAAGAAACTTCTTGGAGCTGACAGAGTTAAAATTTATACTGCGTAAAACTCAGCAATTTTTTGATGAG GCTGAATTGCATCATCAGCAGATGGCGGATCCAGACCTGTTGGAGGAGTCCTCTTCACTCCTGGAGCCAAGTGAGATGGGAAGAGGTGCCCCACTACGGCTTGG GTTTGTGGCTGGAGTGATCAATCGCGAGCGAATCCCCACCTTTGAGCGCATGCTGTGGCGTGTGTGCCGAGGGAACGTGTTCCTGCGTCAGGCTGAAATTGAGAACCCCCTGGAGGATCCCGTAACG GGGGATTATGTGCACAAGTCTGTATTTATCATCTTTTTCCAAGGCGACCAATTGAAGAACAGAGTCAAGAAGATATGTGAAGG ATTCCGTGCCTCCCTCTACCCATGTCCAGAAACACCACAGGAGCGGAAGGAAATGGCTTCTGGTGTCAATACCAGAATTGATGATCTCCAGAtg GTGCTGAACCAAACGGAGGATCACCGCCAAAGagttctgcaggcagctgctaaAAATATTCGGGTCTGGTTCATCAAAGTCCGCAAGATGAAGGCCATCTACCATACCCTGAATCTGTGCAATATTGATGTCACACAGAAGTGTTTGATTGCTGAGGTTTGGTGTCCCGTAGCTGACCTCGATTCCATCCAGTTTGCTCTCAGGAGAGGCACT GAGCACAGTGGTTCCACTGTCCCGTCTATTTTGAATCGGATGCAAACCAATCAGACCCCACCCACCTTCAACAGGACTAACAAGTTCACAGCTGGATTTCAGAACATTGTGGATGCTTATGGCATTGGAACTTACCGGGAAATAAATCCAG CCCCATATACGATCATTACCTTCccatttctgtttgctgtgatgTTTGGAGATTTTGGCCATGGGATCCTGATGACTCTGATTGCTATTTGGATGGTGCTTAGAGAGAGTCGGATTCTGTCACAGAAAAGTGACAATGAG ATGTTCAACACCGTTTTTAGTGGTCGATACATCATCCTGCTGATGGGACTGTTCTCCACTTACACAGGCCTTATCTATAATGACTGCTTCTCCAAGTCTCTTAATATGTTTGGTTCATCTTGGAGTGTCCGGCCGATGTTCTCAAAAGCCAATTGGAC AGATGAACTGCTTAAGACTACTCCTCTGCTCCAACTGAACCCCGCGGAAGCAGGAGTGTTTGGTGGACCCTATCCCTTTGGCATCGATCCG atCTGGAATATTGCCAACAATAAACTGGCCTTCCTCAATTcatttaagatgaaaatgtCTGTGATTCTTGGCATTATCCACATGCTCTTTGGTGTCATGTTGAGTCTCCTCAACCACAT ATATTTTAAGAAGCCACTGAACATATACCTGGGATTTATTCCAGAGATGATTTTCATGTCGTCGCTGTTCGGATACCTCGTTATTCTCATTTTCTACAAATGGACAGCGTACGATGCTCACACATCAAAGGAAGCCCCCAGccttttaatacattttatcaacatgtttttgttttcctatggTGATACCAGTAACAAGATGCTTTATAAAGGGCAG aaagGACTCCAGTGTTTCCTTGTGGTGGTGGCATTACTGTGCGTGCCATGGATGCTGGTAGCTAAACCTCTGGTCCTTCGCCATCAGTATTTAAGGAGAAAGCACTTG GAAGGGCAGCCCGTGGAGGCCCAGGTCAGCACAGTCCCGAACGAGCAGGCACTAGAGGCAGCAGCGGCTGCAACA GGTGAAAGACGCTTTCTCTTGGAAAGAGCAAAGTTCAGCAAAGTTGATGCATTCTGGAAgagctgccaggctgctggaTAA
- the ATP6V0A1 gene encoding V-type proton ATPase 116 kDa subunit a isoform X1, giving the protein MGELFRSEEMTLAQLFLQSEAAYCCVSELGELGKVQFRDLNPDVNVFQRKFVNEVRRCEEMDRKLRFVEKEIKKANIPIMDTGENPEVPFPRDMIDLEANFEKIENELKEINTNQEALKRNFLELTELKFILRKTQQFFDEAELHHQQMADPDLLEESSSLLEPSEMGRGAPLRLGFVAGVINRERIPTFERMLWRVCRGNVFLRQAEIENPLEDPVTGDYVHKSVFIIFFQGDQLKNRVKKICEGFRASLYPCPETPQERKEMASGVNTRIDDLQMVLNQTEDHRQRVLQAAAKNIRVWFIKVRKMKAIYHTLNLCNIDVTQKCLIAEVWCPVADLDSIQFALRRGTEHSGSTVPSILNRMQTNQTPPTFNRTNKFTAGFQNIVDAYGIGTYREINPAPYTIITFPFLFAVMFGDFGHGILMTLIAIWMVLRESRILSQKSDNEMFNTVFSGRYIILLMGLFSTYTGLIYNDCFSKSLNMFGSSWSVRPMFSKANWTDELLKTTPLLQLNPAEAGVFGGPYPFGIDPIWNIANNKLAFLNSFKMKMSVILGIIHMLFGVMLSLLNHIYFKKPLNIYLGFIPEMIFMSSLFGYLVILIFYKWTAYDAHTSKEAPSLLIHFINMFLFSYGDTSNKMLYKGQKGLQCFLVVVALLCVPWMLVAKPLVLRHQYLRRKHLEGQPVEAQVSTVPNEQALEAAAAATGTHNFGGIRVGNGPTEEDAEIIQHDQLSTHSEEGEEPTEDEVFDFADTVVYQAIHTIEYCLGCISNTASYLRLWALSLAHAQLSEVLWTMVIHTGLSVRSLAGGFGLFFIFAAFATLTVAILLVMEGLSAFLHALRLHWIEFQNKFYTGTGFKFLPFSFDTIREGRFDD; this is encoded by the exons GATTCGTTGAAAAGGAGatcaaaaaagcaaatattccCATCATGGACACGGGTGAAAATCCAGAGGTGCCATTTCCACGTGACATGATTGATTTGGAG GCAAACTTTGAGAAAATCGAAAATGAGCTGAAGGAAATCAACACAAATCAGGAAGCTCTGAAAAGAAACTTCTTGGAGCTGACAGAGTTAAAATTTATACTGCGTAAAACTCAGCAATTTTTTGATGAG GCTGAATTGCATCATCAGCAGATGGCGGATCCAGACCTGTTGGAGGAGTCCTCTTCACTCCTGGAGCCAAGTGAGATGGGAAGAGGTGCCCCACTACGGCTTGG GTTTGTGGCTGGAGTGATCAATCGCGAGCGAATCCCCACCTTTGAGCGCATGCTGTGGCGTGTGTGCCGAGGGAACGTGTTCCTGCGTCAGGCTGAAATTGAGAACCCCCTGGAGGATCCCGTAACG GGGGATTATGTGCACAAGTCTGTATTTATCATCTTTTTCCAAGGCGACCAATTGAAGAACAGAGTCAAGAAGATATGTGAAGG ATTCCGTGCCTCCCTCTACCCATGTCCAGAAACACCACAGGAGCGGAAGGAAATGGCTTCTGGTGTCAATACCAGAATTGATGATCTCCAGAtg GTGCTGAACCAAACGGAGGATCACCGCCAAAGagttctgcaggcagctgctaaAAATATTCGGGTCTGGTTCATCAAAGTCCGCAAGATGAAGGCCATCTACCATACCCTGAATCTGTGCAATATTGATGTCACACAGAAGTGTTTGATTGCTGAGGTTTGGTGTCCCGTAGCTGACCTCGATTCCATCCAGTTTGCTCTCAGGAGAGGCACT GAGCACAGTGGTTCCACTGTCCCGTCTATTTTGAATCGGATGCAAACCAATCAGACCCCACCCACCTTCAACAGGACTAACAAGTTCACAGCTGGATTTCAGAACATTGTGGATGCTTATGGCATTGGAACTTACCGGGAAATAAATCCAG CCCCATATACGATCATTACCTTCccatttctgtttgctgtgatgTTTGGAGATTTTGGCCATGGGATCCTGATGACTCTGATTGCTATTTGGATGGTGCTTAGAGAGAGTCGGATTCTGTCACAGAAAAGTGACAATGAG ATGTTCAACACCGTTTTTAGTGGTCGATACATCATCCTGCTGATGGGACTGTTCTCCACTTACACAGGCCTTATCTATAATGACTGCTTCTCCAAGTCTCTTAATATGTTTGGTTCATCTTGGAGTGTCCGGCCGATGTTCTCAAAAGCCAATTGGAC AGATGAACTGCTTAAGACTACTCCTCTGCTCCAACTGAACCCCGCGGAAGCAGGAGTGTTTGGTGGACCCTATCCCTTTGGCATCGATCCG atCTGGAATATTGCCAACAATAAACTGGCCTTCCTCAATTcatttaagatgaaaatgtCTGTGATTCTTGGCATTATCCACATGCTCTTTGGTGTCATGTTGAGTCTCCTCAACCACAT ATATTTTAAGAAGCCACTGAACATATACCTGGGATTTATTCCAGAGATGATTTTCATGTCGTCGCTGTTCGGATACCTCGTTATTCTCATTTTCTACAAATGGACAGCGTACGATGCTCACACATCAAAGGAAGCCCCCAGccttttaatacattttatcaacatgtttttgttttcctatggTGATACCAGTAACAAGATGCTTTATAAAGGGCAG aaagGACTCCAGTGTTTCCTTGTGGTGGTGGCATTACTGTGCGTGCCATGGATGCTGGTAGCTAAACCTCTGGTCCTTCGCCATCAGTATTTAAGGAGAAAGCACTTG GAAGGGCAGCCCGTGGAGGCCCAGGTCAGCACAGTCCCGAACGAGCAGGCACTAGAGGCAGCAGCGGCTGCAACA GGAACACACAACTTTGGTGGGATCCGGGTGGGCAACGGACCAACGGAGGAGGATGCTGAGATCATCCAACACGATCAATTATCTACCCATTctgaggagggggaggag CCTACAGAGGATGAGGTG TTTGACTTTGCTGACACTGTGGTGTACCAGGCCATCCACACCATTGAATACTGCCTGGGGTGCATCTCCAACACCGCGTCCTACTTGAGGCTCTGGGCTCTCAGTTTAGCCCATGCAC AGCTCTCGGAGGTGCTCTGGACCATGGTGATCCACACTGGGCTCAGCGTGAGGAGCCTGGCTGGAGGCTTTGgccttttcttcatttttgctgcttttgctaCCCTGACAGTAGCAATTCTCCTGGTCATGGAGGGCCTGTCTGCTTTCCTCCATGCTCTTCGCTTGCACTG GATCGAGTTCCAGAACAAGTTCTACACTGGCACAGGCTTCAAGTTCCTCCCGTTCTCCTTCGACACCATCCGCGAGGGGAGGTTTGACGATTAG